The following DNA comes from Candidatus Nitrosotalea okcheonensis.
TGCAGTGTTTGATGGAGAAGAAGTCAGCCCACCATCGTACACAGCTGAANNNNNNNNNNGGATGCTGCTATCTGTCCAGTTGAATTACGTAATTCAGTATACATTCCTGTAAGAGTATCACCTGTTGATAGTTGTGTAGATACCGTTAGTTTGTATGTAGAAGATTGTGTAGTAGCCGATGCAGTGTTTGATGGAGGACTGGCTTCGGCTCCATACATAGCAGAGACACGATAAGTATAGGTTGTACTAGGAGACAGTCCAGAATCCAAGTATATTGTAGAACTAGTGCCAGTGTTGGATTTAGTAGACCAAGTGATACCTCCATCAGATGATCTTTCAATCATGTATCCTGTTACCAAGCTGCCACTGTTACTTGGCGCATTCCAATTCAAGCTTATTTGTGATGATGATACTGCACTAGCAGTGAGGCCAGTTGGAGACAATAATGTAGCTGCATTTTGCGTAGTGGCAGATGCAATGTTTGATGGTACACTGGTACCGACAGAATTGATTGCAGATACACGGTAAGCATATGCAGTACTGGGGGACAGTCCGGTATCAGAATATGTTGTTGATGTAGAGGCAGTGTTGGAAGATATTATTGACCAAGTAGTTCTGTTGTCTTGTGATCTTTCAATCTTGTAACCAGTAATTGCAGAGCCACCATTGTCTGATGGTGCAGTCCAGGACAGATTAATTTGTGAGGAGGAGATGGTAGTAGCAGTAAGACTGGTTGGCGGTTGTGGAGTTGTAGGACCGTTAGGACCTACTATAAATAGTGCAGCGTGTGTGTGGGTTCCGTCTGTTGCCTGTACCTTGTGTGAACCAGCTGTTGCAGTGCTAGGCACTTGGAATGTTGCCGAGAATCCTCCAGTGGAGTTTGATGTTATTGTTGCAAGTGCTGTGCCATCCCATCTTAGTGTGACTGCAGTACTTGGTGAGTAGGCATTATTTGCACCCGTTACTGATACCGTTGTACCTGCAGGTCCTCTGGATGGAGAAAGTACCAGCCCAATATCCCGGTAAATAGCAGTTAGTTGTGTGTCACTTGATATCGATACTGGTCGGGGGTTAGTTGTAGAGCCCGTATCTGCCCAGTGATCAAATATGTATGTTACAAAGTTGCCCATTCCAACTGTATACTGTGCACCATTTTTCAGGACAAATGTAGCAGGGGAGAAACTGGATGCTGCTATCTGTCCAGTTGAATTACGTAATTCAGTATACATTCCTGTAAGAGTATCTCCGGTGATTAACTGTGTTGACACTGTCAATGTTGATGTATTAGATTGTGTAGTAGCCGATGCAGTGTTTGATGGAGAAGAAGTCAGCCCACCATCGTACACAGCTGAAACACGATAAGTATAGGTTGTACTAGGAGACAGTCCAGAATCCAAGTATATTGTAGAACTAGTGCCAGTGTTGGATTGTATAGTAGACCAAGTAATTCCATTATTTTGTGATCTTTCAATCATGTATCCCGCTACCAAGCTGCCACTGATACTTGACGCATTCCAATTCAAGCTTATTTGTGACGATGATACTGCACTAGCTGTCAGACCAGTAGGAGATGGTAACACAGGAATTACCGGATTATTTGGAATTACAGGAATTGGAACTGGGGTAGGAATAGATGGTACTATGCTTGTAAGTCCAGAAGTGGATGTAAGAGAGTTTGTAAGTGAACCTAGCTGAGCAGATGCACCCGATGTAAATGCGCTAGATGATGATAATAAAAGAAATCCAAAGAACAGTGCAGTTATTATCTTTGTTTTGTTATCAATTTTTTTTCCATAATTTTTGCTCACAACTATTAACCTTGTTATACTTATTTTTGCAAGATATATACCAGTGAACTAATATTTTTCTAGAACATTTTTATGGTTTCAGGGCTGCATAGAAATTATCAACAATAAACAAGAAATTATATACATTCTATGATAGTTGTATGCCAGAACATGATTACAGCAATTCCTTTCTTTTATGATATAGCTGTATGATCTGATCTAGGATCCAAATTTTCTCTGCATAACAGAAAATACGGTGATGTTTTTTGTAAATATGAACCGATTATGACAAAGAATCACTGTTTGTTCTGAGCAGGCATAGGAGAGACCAGATCTTTTTTACTGTCAGATGAGGATGCTACCAACGATGCTAGTTTATCAAGATAGGAAGTTAATGAATACCAAGGGTTTGGAAGCGTCTTATCTGTGATGTAGATCAATCCCACATGTTTTGATGCAGATTGGACAAATTTTTCATCCAGATTATCAACTCCATATGATAATATCGAGAAATTAGATTTTGAATACTTTGTATGCCATCCTGTCAGTAGTTCAATTGAAGGAAGCCCGGAATTTTCGTATATTACAATATTATCTACGGTACCAAGGTATGAGGGCGATATGTCCTTGCCAGGATTTCCCACAGTAAAGTTAAGGCCAAGTGATTTTGCATAATTGTTCAAGTGTAGATAATAGCCCTCTTTTCCAGGCACATGAGCCATCTCGTCAAAAAATATGCCGTTGACGCCATACCAGTTTTTGTAGACACCAATATCAGCAGTGATTTCAGATGAATTTCTAGATCCATAACTTGTGTAAACATATCCAAGTGACGGAATTCCAGCAGATTGGAGTTTTTTTATTCCTAGAACATATGTTGGATCCCAAAATCCAGGGCCGTTGTCAGGATTGACAATGGCAATAATTGTCACTGATGGATGTGCATGCTTTACCTGTATCAGATCATCCCATGTAGAATCAGGATGTCTGTAAAGCGGAATCAGTATTCCAGTTTTTGTATCATCCACATTAATTGTAGGCGATGACAGAGCCGCAGTTAAGAATATTACGGTCAAAAAAACCCCAGAAGACAACCCCAGAATTATTATTTTCCAGTTACCAAATAAATCATGTTTCAATTATAGGTTTTAGATACTTCATGTAGATGGATTGACTTGGAACGCATGTAATTTTTCATTAGCATGTTTTAAGATAGGATTATTATGTAGAGCACCTGGATGTGGAAAAAGATTTCCAGGTATTGGGGTTGGGCCGTTTTTATGAAAGGCAAGCACTGGATTTGAATTTATGATCAATGTTGTAAGTATGATCGCAAAGGCTAGTGCGATAAAAACCATATTGTGTTTTCTCATGTTTTAATTTTGTTACTCATTTCTTAATTGGTTTTGCCATGATGGCGTCATAACAATGTTCTAGAAATGTGTTAAAGATTATTCCAGATCACAAACAGGTTTTTATAAAAATATTCCTTTGACCTTTTATCAATCTTCTCCAAAGGATTCAGAATTTTTTGCTCCAGATTTATTTTATAAATTTTTACATTATATCTGCATCAGAATAATATTATGGAAGGCTTAGCCTAGAAGATTAAGACCGGATTTCAAATCTACTGAATATACATCACCACCATAGAGGCTTACAGGACTTTTTGTTGTTGCAAGTTCTATTCCACTAGAAGTGTACACTTGGATGTATGCTTGGAGTGGCATGGGGATGTTTTCTATGTCAAGAGTTGCAGTGCCAGATGAATCCACAGGGGCAGATGCAACCACTTGACCCGTAGATGACGATGTTGGCTCTACCAGATCCACTCTTGCTGCAAGAGAGGGATTGTTTGTTACTTTTACATTCACATCAGATGTGACAAAGAAATTCTTGTACGAACCACTGAGTAGTTGACCCGCATAGTTTGTTTGTGGCTCTAAGAATGTGACTGGTGTGTGAGTCATGCCCAGATTCAAATTATTATTTTCGTACACTTGTACTCCGTCAAGAATTACCTTGAGATAATTAGTTCCATTTGTTATGATAGTGCAATCCCTTGTTGTTGGTTCAGTTAGAGTCATAGGCGATGCCCATAATACATTTTCACTAGTAGCTCCAAACGCATTGCCTTGTACTGATGCAACTACCCATTGTGTTCCAACTATGCTTGTGTTTGAAGTACATACTACATAACTCACATTTGCAGTGCCATTCTGAACATACATTCCATTTTCATACCAATTAGATTTCGACGGTATTGTTTGATCCGGAGTTGTAATTACAGAGTGAAATAACATTGCCTTGGTGTCTTGTGTTACAGCGTAATATCCAGCCCAAGTTCCATTAGCCGGTGATTGAACTCCAATGTGTAATCCTTGAATATCTTTCCAAAATGTATAAGGTGCCTTTTCTGCTGGCGCATCACCACCATATCGCCAATAACCAGGATTTGTCTGCAGTTGCTGTTGTGTTTTAGTTTCATTGGTTAGTGAGTCTGATACCACTAGACCAGTTTGTACTTGGTCAACAGAATATGGAGAAAGAGGCAATGATGGTATCGAAACTATGCCCAAGTTTGGCAAGGGTAACGGTATACCCAGAGAGCCAGTACCAGCTTGTGGCACAAGGTTTCCCGGTATAGGCAAGGGTGCAGATATCATAGTAGCACTTGCAGGACCAATAGTTGTAGATATCGATAGTACAACCAACACCGTGAGTATCCCCAAGATTGACATGAATTTTTTCATTTCTGCCTAGGTATACAATTCAACCATTATCTTGCTATGCGTGTAAACTACTAGAAAATGCGAACACATTGGTTTTGTTTAAGAATTTTAACGAAGATTTTTCTATAAAAAAATTACAGGCCCTTAATATTTATTGATCTGAATTTTAAAATGTGACACAAAAAATGCATGATGTAGAATTTGATATAAAATCAATTTTGTCCAGCCTAAATATTTTCTACGAAATGGAGGGAGATGATGAAAGAAGAATAAAAAACATATCTTCCATTACAAGTGCAAAACCAGATGATCTTTCTTTTTGCTCGTATGAAGGTAGCAAAGCAATTGATCTTATTTCTGAATCAAAAGCTGGAGTTATTTTATGCAAAAAAAGCTTATGCGGTTTAGTGCATCCAAGACAAGGAACACAGCTCATCTTTCTTGATAAACCAAGATATGTTTTTGTAAACCTAGCCAATAAAATATTTGCAAAACAAAAGAAAATGACTGGAATATCACCTAGTGCAATAATATCCAAAACCGTTGTCATAGGAGACAGATGTTACATTGGTGAGTATACCGTAATTGGAGATAATTGTAAAATAGGAAACGATGTCACAATTTATGACAAGGTAACGCTCGTAAAAGATTGTACCGTGGGCGATAGATGCATAATTCATTCTGGAGTAGTATTAGGTGACGATGGTTTTGCATTTGAGAGAGATGAGAGAGAGCTTCACAGGTTCCCGCATTTTGGTCAAGTGTTAATTGGGAATGATGTTGAGATATGCGCCAACAGCCATATTGCTAAAGGATCTCTTTGTGACACAGTAATATGTGATGGAACAAAAATTGATTCCCTAGTACATATCTCTCACAATGTTCATGTTGGAAAAAACTGTGAAATCACTGCAGGTGCAGTCATTGGAGGAAGTGCCAAAATAGGCAATTCTAGTTGGATAGGACTCAATGCTACTTTAAAAGATCAGATCAAAATTGGAGATAATGTTATTGTAGCTTCGGGTGCTTCTGTCATACATGATGTACCAAATGGTGATATAGTTGCAGGAGTTCCAGCAAAATCAATAAAAAATAAAATAAATGAAAATTCTGACAAGTTGTTTCTCATGGCAGGACAAAGCTCTGACAAGAAAGAATGAAAACCATACTAATACTCCACTAAATTTAGATGATTGACATGATTTTAGATCAATGATTGACAGAATATACATCACCACCATAAATGTTTGATGAATCAGATGCGATCATGATATTGCCAGAGTCATATACTTTGATCGTTCCAGACAATGGAAAGTGATATTGTCCAACATCAAGGCGTGCAATATGATTTACAATCTGACTTGTTGCAAGAATTTTACCTGATGAATCGGTAATATCTACTCTTGCAGCATTTTGCGGTAAGTTATTTACTGTGACATTTTCGCCTGCTAGTGTATAATAATCCGTAAATGTTCCATTTAGCATTTGTCCTGCATAAGATGACTGGGGTTCAAGAAATACATTAAATGGAGGAGGCATCTGCAGGTTCATATCAGTACGATCCACTACTTTTACTCCATCAACGTACACCCTTAGGTAATTGTTGCCATTTGTGATGATAGTACAATCTCGGGTGAGTGGCTGGTTAGGATTAGGATCATACCACAGTCTAGTGAAATTTGTAGCACTGAAAGGATTACCTGTTGCCCAAAATACGGCCCAGACTGTACCAAATGAGCTTACGTTAGATGAACATGCAACATAGTTTACATTGCTGGTTCCATTAGTCTGCACATATATCCCATTGTTGTAATAGACATTATTTGCAGGTATTGTTTGTACAGGAGTTGTAATTATAGAGTGGTAAAGCATCGCTTGTGTGTTTCTTGACAAAGCATAGATCCCTGCCCAGGTTGCATTAGATGGAGCTTGAACTCCAATGTGTAATCCTTGTGTATCTTTCCAAAATGTGTAATGTGCCTTTTCTGCTTGCGCATCACCACCATATCGCCAATAGCCAGGATTT
Coding sequences within:
- a CDS encoding fibronectin type III domain-containing protein; this translates as MSKNYGKKIDNKTKIITALFFGFLLLSSSSAFTSGASAQLGSLTNSLTSTSGLTSIVPSIPTPVPIPVIPNNPVIPVLPSPTGLTASAVSSSQISLNWNASSISGSLVAGYMIERSQNNGITWSTIQSNTGTSSTIYLDSGLSPSTTYTYRVSAVYDGGLTSSPSNTASATTQSNTSTLTVSTQLITGDTLTGMYTELRNSTGQIAASSFSPATFVLKNGAQYTVGMGNFVTYIFDHWADTGSTTNPRPVSISSDTQLTAIYRDIGLVLSPSRGPAGTTVSVTGANNAYSPSTAVTLRWDGTALATITSNSTGGFSATFQVPSTATAGSHKVQATDGTHTHAALFIVGPNGPTTPQPPTSLTATTISSSQINLSWTAPSDNGGSAITGYKIERSQDNRTTWSIISSNTASTSTTYSDTGLSPSTAYAYRVSAINSVGTSVPSNIASATTQNAATLLSPTGLTASAVSSSQISLNWNAPSNSGSLVTGYMIERSSDGGITWSTKSNTGTSSTIYLDSGLSPSTTYTYRVSAMYGAEASPPSNTASATTQSSTYKLTVSTQLSTGDTLTGMYTELRNSTGQIAAS
- a CDS encoding spherulation-specific family 4 protein, with the protein product MTVIFLTAALSSPTINVDDTKTGILIPLYRHPDSTWDDLIQVKHAHPSVTIIAIVNPDNGPGFWDPTYVLGIKKLQSAGIPSLGYVYTSYGSRNSSEITADIGVYKNWYGVNGIFFDEMAHVPGKEGYYLHLNNYAKSLGLNFTVGNPGKDISPSYLGTVDNIVIYENSGLPSIELLTGWHTKYSKSNFSILSYGVDNLDEKFVQSASKHVGLIYITDKTLPNPWYSLTSYLDKLASLVASSSDSKKDLVSPMPAQNKQ
- a CDS encoding UDP-3-O-(3-hydroxymyristoyl)glucosamine N-acyltransferase, with translation MTQKMHDVEFDIKSILSSLNIFYEMEGDDERRIKNISSITSAKPDDLSFCSYEGSKAIDLISESKAGVILCKKSLCGLVHPRQGTQLIFLDKPRYVFVNLANKIFAKQKKMTGISPSAIISKTVVIGDRCYIGEYTVIGDNCKIGNDVTIYDKVTLVKDCTVGDRCIIHSGVVLGDDGFAFERDERELHRFPHFGQVLIGNDVEICANSHIAKGSLCDTVICDGTKIDSLVHISHNVHVGKNCEITAGAVIGGSAKIGNSSWIGLNATLKDQIKIGDNVIVASGASVIHDVPNGDIVAGVPAKSIKNKINENSDKLFLMAGQSSDKKE